In Thioclava electrotropha, a single window of DNA contains:
- a CDS encoding type II secretion system F family protein: protein MPEPWLLIAGIVVGGSFLLLASALLLSARLSEEHALDPAELHSDRLLATLPAEQGGTLQRDLARAGFVHPSAPTIFGVLKFVTGGASAIAGFMFLSMIPALSDIPIMTRLGFIGFTFSLGYLLPMRALSKRVAAYRVRIERAVPDALDLMQICVDAGQSLDLALLRVARELGAVHPELAAHFAWASEAVAAGLDREAAFMKIADETGNDDLRLLAMTLVQATKLGTPISRTLRVFGNDLRDHRLRKVEEKANVLPTKMTLGTMLFTVPPLLILLLTPAIVRLSDML from the coding sequence ATGCCCGAGCCATGGCTTTTGATTGCAGGCATCGTGGTGGGCGGCAGCTTTCTTCTTCTCGCCAGTGCGCTGCTTCTCTCGGCCCGACTTTCAGAGGAACACGCTCTCGATCCAGCAGAGCTTCACTCCGACCGACTGCTCGCCACCCTGCCGGCGGAACAAGGCGGCACATTGCAGCGCGATCTTGCGAGGGCAGGCTTCGTTCACCCTTCGGCACCGACGATCTTCGGCGTCCTGAAATTCGTAACTGGGGGTGCCTCTGCGATCGCTGGCTTCATGTTCCTCTCGATGATTCCGGCACTGTCGGACATCCCGATCATGACGCGGCTCGGTTTCATTGGCTTCACCTTCAGCCTTGGCTACCTGCTTCCGATGCGCGCGCTGAGCAAACGCGTTGCCGCCTATCGTGTGCGCATTGAACGGGCCGTGCCCGATGCGCTGGACTTGATGCAGATCTGCGTCGATGCAGGGCAATCGCTCGACTTGGCCTTGCTGCGCGTCGCACGTGAATTGGGGGCAGTGCATCCAGAACTTGCGGCGCATTTCGCCTGGGCGAGCGAGGCGGTGGCGGCAGGGCTCGATCGCGAAGCCGCCTTCATGAAGATCGCGGACGAGACCGGTAACGACGATCTGCGATTGCTCGCAATGACACTCGTTCAGGCAACAAAGCTTGGCACACCGATTTCGCGTACGCTGCGCGTCTTCGGAAATGACCTTCGCGATCACCGCCTGCGGAAGGTTGAGGAGAAGGCAAACGTGCTGCCCACGAAAATGACCTTGGGCACGATGCTCTTTACCGTACCGCCGCTTCTGATCCTGCTGCTTACGCCAGCGATCGTCCGTCTTTCCGATATGCTCTGA
- a CDS encoding ATP-binding response regulator, with the protein MSEITAFWKGSQSHERSRRRAERGGLDLICTAIIGFALLGFIDPALWRDMPEAPYMLGLVLALAAFGLSRRGSTYLQAVLIALALGLGLVLLEITRLGAEPVSALLLYLAGIMTGGLVIGSERYLPALGRIGDRSALLGFTARWQFLVAMTLAVRFSLFAMGRSQASAIDLLHAELGALVALTLLHFARIAQDRERRRRSGNMPPGLLIGLCAAGVQLLELVGLLPADWTFAISTVVIVSLMPAMIVGGALRSAPLIAALLATQIGMIFMSAAQAVTLWPDEAFNAGALIILFTLVSLAARLDEWSFSNEDLTGLSARFQDQAESWLVRLDFDNKTASLPLADMSQAHEISFANFFHASHPAKLLAFMSQMETRSLRERTEPLELAFELRVTLDDTGPRPVTAHVMSLEADHAWLALRALRDDEDLALRLENAESRLAAMRVREERLLSIASHEMRTPVTIIAMLAEELKSGANWKEVEFSFETSLERLTRILDDLRLTNEDTARPDTFTLGEIGKQLLDVFGGAATARGIELRLALSQHADTLLRGDPARVLIAVSKVVHNAIVHSKGTEVVIGAMLTSENEEAGEITWIIKDDGCGVPPETREALFTPFTGKESAGLGTAEGVGIGLYTARKAIHLLGGDIRLERSSAEDGTEFVITHPVRITAELNENGRDKMTQENTTIDHPDRTALLVEDNVLVGELTTNRLGRIFGKVLWAEAGTTALELFRENKPDMIFVDQLLPGLQGNELIRQIRQIDAEVPIVGVTASTMGSECEILEEAGANIAVEKPLSFAQIQLMVADFLGHKELGSNK; encoded by the coding sequence TTGTCTGAGATAACTGCATTCTGGAAAGGGTCACAGTCCCACGAACGCAGTCGCCGCCGTGCAGAGCGGGGAGGCCTCGATCTCATCTGCACCGCGATCATCGGCTTTGCACTCCTTGGCTTCATCGATCCTGCCCTGTGGCGTGACATGCCCGAGGCGCCCTATATGTTGGGCTTGGTCCTCGCGCTCGCTGCCTTCGGTTTGAGCCGACGAGGAAGCACCTATCTGCAAGCTGTATTGATCGCACTCGCTCTCGGGCTGGGATTGGTATTGCTCGAGATCACACGCCTCGGCGCAGAACCGGTTTCAGCACTCTTGCTGTATCTCGCGGGGATCATGACCGGCGGGCTCGTGATCGGGAGCGAGCGGTATCTTCCCGCGCTTGGCCGTATCGGAGACAGGTCTGCCCTGCTCGGGTTCACGGCGCGCTGGCAGTTTCTCGTCGCAATGACCCTGGCCGTGCGGTTTTCCCTGTTCGCGATGGGGCGTAGTCAGGCCAGTGCAATCGACCTGCTGCACGCCGAGTTGGGCGCGCTCGTGGCCCTGACGCTGCTTCATTTCGCGCGAATTGCACAGGACCGCGAACGCAGGCGCCGTTCGGGTAATATGCCGCCTGGACTCCTTATCGGTCTCTGCGCGGCCGGCGTGCAGCTGCTGGAGCTCGTCGGGCTCCTGCCGGCGGATTGGACCTTCGCGATATCAACCGTCGTGATCGTCAGCCTCATGCCCGCAATGATCGTCGGCGGCGCCCTGCGCAGTGCACCACTTATCGCAGCATTGCTCGCAACACAGATCGGCATGATCTTCATGAGCGCGGCCCAAGCAGTCACTCTCTGGCCCGACGAAGCGTTCAATGCCGGCGCCCTCATCATCCTGTTCACGCTGGTCAGTCTCGCCGCACGACTCGATGAATGGTCCTTTTCGAACGAGGACCTGACAGGGCTGAGCGCACGGTTTCAGGATCAGGCCGAAAGCTGGCTCGTACGCTTAGACTTCGATAACAAGACCGCCTCGCTCCCTTTGGCAGATATGTCGCAAGCGCATGAGATTTCCTTCGCAAACTTTTTTCATGCCTCTCACCCGGCGAAACTGCTCGCTTTCATGAGCCAGATGGAAACTCGCTCGTTGCGGGAGCGTACCGAACCACTCGAGCTCGCTTTCGAATTGCGGGTCACGCTGGACGATACAGGGCCGCGCCCGGTCACCGCGCATGTCATGTCTCTGGAAGCCGATCACGCCTGGCTCGCTTTACGGGCGCTGCGCGACGATGAGGATCTTGCCTTGCGTCTCGAAAATGCGGAATCCCGCCTGGCCGCAATGCGCGTCCGCGAGGAGCGTCTTCTCTCCATTGCATCGCATGAAATGCGCACTCCGGTGACAATCATCGCCATGCTTGCCGAAGAGCTCAAATCCGGAGCGAACTGGAAGGAAGTCGAGTTCAGTTTCGAGACGAGCCTTGAACGGCTCACCCGGATCCTGGACGACCTGCGCCTGACAAACGAGGATACCGCCCGGCCCGACACGTTTACTCTGGGCGAGATCGGAAAGCAGCTGCTTGACGTCTTCGGGGGCGCCGCCACGGCACGCGGCATCGAATTGCGTCTGGCTCTATCCCAACATGCCGACACGCTTCTGCGCGGAGATCCCGCGCGAGTCCTGATCGCGGTTTCTAAAGTCGTTCACAACGCGATCGTACATTCAAAGGGCACGGAAGTCGTGATTGGCGCCATGCTGACCTCCGAGAACGAAGAGGCTGGAGAGATCACATGGATCATCAAGGATGACGGCTGCGGCGTGCCTCCAGAGACCCGAGAGGCGCTCTTCACCCCCTTCACCGGCAAGGAGAGCGCTGGTTTGGGTACAGCGGAAGGTGTCGGAATCGGTCTCTATACAGCCCGCAAAGCGATCCACCTGCTCGGCGGTGACATTCGCCTCGAACGATCGAGCGCCGAGGACGGCACCGAGTTCGTTATCACTCATCCAGTTCGGATTACGGCAGAGTTGAACGAGAATGGCAGAGATAAGATGACACAGGAAAATACAACCATCGACCACCCCGACCGCACGGCGTTGTTAGTCGAAGACAACGTTCTCGTGGGGGAACTCACGACGAATAGGCTGGGCCGTATCTTTGGGAAGGTTCTATGGGCCGAAGCCGGCACGACAGCGCTAGAGCTGTTTCGAGAGAATAAGCCCGATATGATATTTGTGGATCAGCTGCTACCCGGCCTGCAAGGAAACGAGTTGATCCGGCAGATCCGCCAGATCGACGCCGAGGTACCGATCGTCGGCGTGACAGCATCGACCATGGGTTCGGAATGCGAAATCCTGGAGGAGGCAGGCGCCAATATAGCCGTCGAAAAACCGCTTAGCTTCGCCCAGATCCAACTCATGGTCGCGGATTTCCTAGGTCACAAAGAACTTGGCTCAAACAAATGA
- a CDS encoding DEAD/DEAH box helicase family protein has translation MISDEAHHLNAETKKTLTKGEAEEKASWEGTVSEIFGQHPENMLLEFTATVDLSHEAIRSKYHDKILYDYSLRQFREDGYSKDIELRQADLPPDDRMMQAMVLSQYRRKVAEAHGLHCKPVILMKSKTIKESADNEAAFGAMVAGLSSDALDALRAASGGDETLSRAFAYIMDERGLSGPDFARELQGDFGREKVVNVNNPTDLERRQIQLNALEDRDNEIRVIFAVDKLNEGWDVLNLFDIVRLYDTRDGKANKVGKTTMAEAQLIGRGARYFPFMAPDQPEAEREKRKYDNAMDNPLRILEELHYHCSHNPKYIQDIRNALRETGMLDETARTVRLRLKDSFKQTSLYAGEYVWMNDRKKNTRDGVAGLDAYKIEGSFTYPSLMTGRVTEASAFGGGQLTLKPSNKEPVSREFKLADFGKAILSFAMDANDFFHFTSLKTYFPQLASASQFVTSDAYLGDVTVNVRGLLDDLAHLTARQKLDITQYVLHEIESGVKRESVEYIGTKDFKPYPIKDRFTDKILKLRIEGETGLSWTESNVPGLDQIDLSGKDWHAYEDSYGTDQEKHFIKYMHDQEARLRGIYDDFYLLRNEKAVKLYDFDTGRAFEPDFVLFLRKKGQEGSTILQLFIEPKGDQLRPKDDWKQDFLAQVKAQARLETIFQGRDYTILGLPFFNETGQTNTDFKAAFEAEALGA, from the coding sequence ATGATCTCGGACGAAGCGCACCACCTGAACGCCGAGACCAAGAAGACGCTGACTAAGGGCGAGGCGGAGGAGAAGGCTAGTTGGGAAGGCACGGTGAGTGAGATTTTCGGCCAGCACCCTGAGAACATGCTGTTGGAGTTTACTGCAACCGTGGACCTCAGCCACGAGGCGATCCGCTCAAAGTATCACGACAAAATTTTGTACGATTATTCTCTGCGGCAATTCCGAGAAGACGGCTATTCCAAGGACATCGAGTTGCGACAGGCCGACTTGCCGCCCGACGACCGGATGATGCAGGCGATGGTGCTGAGCCAATATCGCCGCAAAGTGGCTGAAGCGCACGGGCTGCACTGCAAGCCCGTTATTCTGATGAAGTCGAAGACGATCAAGGAAAGCGCCGACAACGAAGCGGCCTTCGGCGCGATGGTGGCGGGATTGTCCAGTGATGCACTGGACGCGCTCAGGGCGGCCTCTGGCGGCGATGAGACGCTTTCACGAGCCTTTGCCTACATCATGGATGAAAGGGGCCTCAGTGGCCCGGATTTTGCCCGCGAGCTGCAGGGCGACTTTGGTCGCGAGAAGGTGGTGAATGTCAACAACCCAACCGATCTCGAAAGAAGACAGATACAGTTGAACGCGCTTGAAGACCGGGACAACGAGATACGGGTGATTTTTGCCGTCGATAAGCTGAATGAGGGCTGGGATGTTCTGAACCTGTTCGACATCGTGCGGCTTTACGACACCCGTGACGGCAAGGCGAACAAGGTCGGCAAGACCACCATGGCCGAGGCGCAGTTGATCGGGCGCGGGGCGCGATATTTCCCCTTCATGGCGCCGGATCAGCCCGAGGCGGAGCGAGAGAAGCGCAAGTACGACAACGCGATGGACAATCCCCTGCGCATATTGGAGGAACTGCACTATCACTGTTCCCACAATCCCAAATACATCCAAGACATCCGCAACGCTCTACGCGAAACCGGCATGCTGGACGAAACCGCCCGCACGGTGCGGCTACGGTTGAAGGACAGTTTCAAACAGACTTCCCTGTATGCCGGGGAATATGTCTGGATGAACGACCGGAAGAAGAACACGCGCGATGGCGTGGCCGGACTGGATGCCTACAAGATCGAAGGCAGCTTCACCTATCCCAGCTTGATGACGGGTCGAGTAACGGAAGCCTCAGCCTTCGGCGGTGGCCAGTTGACGTTGAAGCCGTCGAACAAGGAGCCTGTGTCGCGCGAATTCAAGCTGGCGGACTTCGGCAAGGCGATACTGAGCTTTGCAATGGACGCGAACGACTTCTTTCATTTCACCAGTCTGAAAACCTACTTCCCACAACTTGCCAGCGCATCGCAGTTTGTGACCTCTGACGCCTATCTGGGCGACGTGACGGTAAACGTGCGCGGCTTGCTGGATGACTTGGCCCACCTTACCGCAAGACAAAAGCTAGATATTACGCAGTACGTGCTGCACGAGATCGAAAGCGGTGTGAAACGCGAAAGCGTCGAATACATCGGCACCAAAGACTTCAAGCCGTACCCCATTAAGGACCGTTTCACCGACAAGATACTGAAACTGCGGATCGAAGGCGAAACCGGTCTAAGCTGGACCGAAAGCAACGTGCCCGGACTGGATCAGATCGACTTGAGCGGCAAGGACTGGCACGCCTATGAAGACAGCTACGGCACCGATCAGGAAAAGCACTTCATCAAGTATATGCACGATCAGGAAGCCCGGTTGCGCGGTATCTATGACGACTTCTACCTGTTGAGGAACGAGAAGGCGGTGAAGCTGTACGACTTTGACACCGGGCGCGCCTTTGAACCAGACTTCGTTCTGTTTCTGAGGAAGAAGGGGCAAGAGGGAAGTACGATCTTGCAGCTATTCATCGAACCCAAGGGCGACCAGTTGCGACCGAAGGACGACTGGAAGCAAGACTTTCTCGCGCAAGTGAAGGCCCAAGCAAGACTTGAGACGATTTTCCAAGGTCGGGACTATACCATCCTTGGCTTGCCATTCTTCAATGAGACGGGACAAACTAATACCGACTTCAAAGCGGCGTTCGAGGCTGAGGCGCTGGGCGCATAG
- a CDS encoding DEAD/DEAH box helicase family protein, whose protein sequence is MSQTLNDKLNGAVELGLLKKDIPDHITGNIAGKITLRPYQVTALERWLYYIEDFPQRPTNPHLLFHMATGSGKTVLMAALILDLYRRGYRNFLFFVNSAQIIEKTKGNFLNPASAKHLFAPAVRIDDKPVDIRAVDTFDAVSGDAINIHFTTIQGLHTRMQAPKRTPSPSRTSVTTRW, encoded by the coding sequence ATGAGCCAGACGCTAAACGACAAGCTGAACGGGGCGGTTGAACTCGGGCTGCTAAAGAAGGACATCCCCGACCACATAACAGGCAACATAGCGGGCAAGATCACGTTGCGGCCCTATCAGGTCACAGCGCTGGAACGCTGGCTTTACTACATCGAAGACTTCCCGCAACGCCCGACCAATCCGCACCTGCTGTTCCATATGGCCACGGGCAGCGGCAAGACGGTGCTGATGGCTGCGTTGATCCTTGACCTCTACCGGCGTGGCTATCGCAACTTCCTATTCTTCGTGAACTCCGCCCAGATTATCGAGAAGACCAAGGGCAACTTCCTGAACCCGGCATCCGCCAAGCATCTGTTTGCGCCTGCGGTGCGGATTGACGACAAGCCGGTGGACATCCGTGCAGTCGATACGTTCGACGCGGTGAGCGGGGATGCGATCAACATCCACTTCACCACCATTCAAGGGCTTCACACCCGCATGCAGGCCCCAAAGAGAACGCCGTCACCATCGAGGACTTCCGTGACTACAAGGTGGTGA
- a CDS encoding DNA methyltransferase, translated as MQNLLDDLTELLQADQAFISDGAILKNAVIEAALNMEPRLLELLMQSDTIKAHFFTEVAGALVFDKVKFQDFVSNKAFLPDSYTAFKNRIGLTDVRGDYLSQSRDVVLAWPYKDCVLEGGMTKEDRGRNEVFWNTTLAPDDITRLFEPKVLTGWERWDAEAVAEGKAKPVGEVSEDDNLLIKGNNLLALHSLKARYAGKVKLIYIDPPYNTGSDGFKYNDRFNHSAWLTFMRSRLEISKELLSRDGTIFVNMDDNEAHYCKVLMDEVFGRDCFIANIVWQKRYSRENRTAIGAAHDHILLFSKIPDAYKDSFNKLPLGEKQKSVYSNPNDDPRGLWRGVSLSAQGYRPNQMYEIVAPSGKVHKPPAGSCWKVVRAEYDRLLADDRIYFGKNGDAVPSRKQFLKDIEGIAPWTWWPHDEAGHTDEAKREVYELFGAEEANKLTPKPERLLERILHVATKPGDLVLDFFAGSGTTASVAFKLGRKWIAVEQLDYIRDLPASRLKKVIEGEQGGISKAVEWQGGGSFVYAELAASNSAFADQIEAAQDMAALQTIHADMEATGYLRYDVDLSTFDTDDFVALPIDDAKRVLMDCLDANHLYVNLGSLDDADFDISHEDARATRSFYGLDQ; from the coding sequence ATGCAGAACCTGCTGGACGATCTGACGGAACTCTTGCAGGCCGACCAAGCCTTTATCTCCGATGGTGCGATCCTTAAGAACGCGGTGATCGAGGCCGCGCTGAACATGGAGCCGCGCCTGTTGGAACTGTTGATGCAGTCAGACACGATCAAGGCGCATTTCTTCACCGAGGTCGCGGGCGCGCTGGTCTTCGACAAGGTGAAGTTTCAGGACTTCGTGTCGAACAAGGCGTTCCTGCCCGACAGCTACACGGCCTTCAAGAACCGCATCGGCCTGACGGATGTGCGTGGCGATTACCTGAGCCAGTCGCGCGACGTGGTGCTTGCATGGCCCTACAAGGATTGCGTGCTGGAAGGCGGCATGACGAAAGAGGACCGGGGCCGGAACGAGGTGTTCTGGAACACGACGCTGGCCCCGGACGACATCACGCGGCTGTTTGAACCCAAGGTGCTGACCGGCTGGGAACGCTGGGATGCGGAGGCCGTGGCAGAGGGCAAGGCCAAGCCCGTGGGTGAGGTGTCAGAGGACGACAACCTGCTTATCAAGGGCAATAACTTGCTGGCGCTGCACTCGCTGAAAGCGCGTTATGCGGGCAAGGTGAAGCTGATCTATATCGACCCGCCCTACAATACTGGCTCAGACGGTTTCAAATACAACGACCGCTTTAATCACTCAGCTTGGCTGACGTTCATGCGCAGTCGTCTTGAGATTTCCAAGGAACTTTTAAGCCGAGATGGAACGATCTTCGTCAATATGGATGACAATGAGGCCCACTATTGCAAGGTATTGATGGATGAGGTGTTCGGGAGGGATTGCTTCATTGCAAACATCGTCTGGCAAAAGCGGTACTCACGCGAAAACCGAACTGCCATCGGTGCAGCGCATGACCATATCTTGCTCTTTTCCAAGATACCGGACGCCTACAAAGATAGCTTCAACAAGCTTCCATTAGGTGAAAAGCAAAAGTCGGTTTACTCCAACCCCAATGACGACCCGCGCGGACTATGGAGAGGCGTATCACTATCTGCACAAGGCTATCGTCCGAACCAGATGTACGAGATAGTCGCGCCTAGTGGAAAGGTGCACAAACCACCAGCGGGTTCCTGTTGGAAGGTTGTGAGGGCTGAGTATGACCGCCTTCTTGCAGATGACCGCATTTACTTTGGCAAAAATGGTGATGCGGTCCCGTCCAGAAAACAGTTTCTCAAAGATATTGAGGGCATCGCTCCATGGACTTGGTGGCCACATGATGAAGCGGGCCATACTGATGAGGCGAAGCGCGAAGTGTACGAACTCTTTGGCGCAGAGGAGGCCAATAAGCTAACGCCTAAGCCTGAACGTCTGCTGGAACGCATACTTCATGTCGCAACTAAACCCGGTGACCTTGTACTCGACTTCTTTGCAGGGTCAGGCACGACCGCATCGGTGGCCTTCAAGTTGGGGCGCAAGTGGATTGCTGTCGAACAACTGGACTATATCCGCGACCTACCGGCGTCACGCCTAAAGAAAGTCATCGAAGGCGAACAGGGTGGCATCTCTAAAGCCGTCGAGTGGCAAGGCGGCGGCTCGTTTGTCTATGCCGAGCTCGCTGCGTCAAACTCCGCCTTTGCTGACCAAATCGAAGCTGCGCAGGACATGGCCGCGCTGCAAACCATTCATGCCGACATGGAGGCCACCGGCTATCTGCGCTATGACGTGGACCTGAGCACCTTTGACACAGACGACTTCGTGGCCCTTCCGATTGACGACGCCAAGCGCGTGTTGATGGACTGCCTTGATGCCAACCACCTCTATGTCAATCTCGGCTCCCTTGACGATGCGGACTTTGACATCTCCCACGAAGACGCCCGTGCGACCCGCTCTTTCTATGGGCTGGACCAATGA
- the istB gene encoding IS21-like element helper ATPase IstB has product MTDLLDRIRGALVGLKMPRALEALDHTIRQLETGEITAIEAIDGLLSEEYATRETRRIDVALRTAKLLPVKTLEGFDFRFQPSLDRDRIAALAQLDFIRRAEVVHFLGPPGTGKSHLATALGVAAVKAGRSVYRATLAELITALNQAEREGRLPEKIRFYARAALLIVDEIGYLPITTGGANLFFQLVNARYEKGAMILTSNRGFAEWGEVFGDPVVATALLDRLLHHAVVIQIEGASYRLRAHADLIPEHVRANAPIAPPPPPKRRGRPPKNQNGGADH; this is encoded by the coding sequence ATGACCGATCTTTTGGACCGTATCCGCGGCGCCCTTGTCGGCTTGAAGATGCCGCGTGCGCTGGAGGCGCTCGATCACACCATACGGCAGCTCGAGACGGGCGAGATCACCGCGATCGAGGCGATCGACGGGCTGCTCAGCGAGGAATACGCGACCCGCGAGACGCGCCGGATCGACGTCGCCCTGCGCACGGCCAAGCTGCTGCCGGTCAAAACGCTCGAAGGCTTCGACTTCCGCTTCCAGCCCTCGCTCGACCGAGATCGGATCGCGGCCTTGGCCCAGCTCGACTTCATCCGGCGCGCCGAGGTCGTTCACTTCCTCGGGCCGCCGGGCACCGGCAAGAGCCATCTCGCAACTGCGCTCGGCGTCGCGGCAGTAAAGGCGGGGCGAAGCGTCTACCGCGCCACACTCGCAGAACTAATCACCGCGCTGAACCAGGCCGAACGCGAGGGACGATTGCCCGAAAAGATCCGGTTCTATGCCCGGGCCGCGCTGCTCATCGTCGACGAGATCGGCTATCTGCCGATCACGACCGGCGGCGCCAACCTGTTCTTCCAGCTCGTCAACGCCCGCTACGAGAAAGGCGCCATGATCCTGACCTCGAACCGCGGCTTCGCCGAATGGGGCGAGGTGTTCGGCGATCCGGTCGTCGCGACAGCCCTGCTGGATCGCCTCTTGCACCATGCTGTCGTCATCCAGATCGAAGGGGCCAGCTACCGGCTACGCGCCCATGCCGACCTCATCCCCGAGCATGTCAGGGCGAACGCCCCCATCGCTCCGCCGCCACCGCCCAAGCGCCGCGGACGGCCACCGAAAAACCAGAATGGAGGCGCCGATCACTGA
- the istA gene encoding IS21 family transposase, translating to MIGLREIVLIQNLKNQGLSITAIARKVGCDRKTVRKYLELGLEAPVYGPRQPRARVIEPYERYLQERVQAFPDLSGARLLREIRELGYEGAYTAVTDFLREVRPARHAPFERRFETPPGKQAQVDFAEFTVEFTDEPGVVRKVWLFSLVLGHSLWLWGRFVASQNLQSVLRCHIAAFAALGGVPEEILYDRMKTAVIGEDEAGVVTYNAALVALLNHYGAVPRACQPYRAKTKGKVERPFRYIRQDFFLARTFRNIDDLNTQFEAWRTEIANPRVHATTRRVVDAAFTEEQPSLKPLPVIPYSAVLTVERRVSKEGMISVGGNFYSVPDTTRRRTLEVQHHAEELRIFEDGQLIACHPVLEGKACRRVDPTHRKTPPKKPAPPPSSQGLRRPLDFYDAVGRRLAATGAPS from the coding sequence GTGATAGGACTGAGGGAGATTGTCTTGATCCAGAATTTGAAGAACCAGGGTCTCAGCATCACCGCGATCGCGCGGAAGGTTGGCTGCGACCGGAAGACGGTGCGGAAGTATCTCGAGCTGGGGCTGGAAGCTCCGGTCTACGGGCCGCGCCAGCCACGGGCACGGGTGATTGAGCCCTATGAGCGCTACCTGCAGGAACGGGTTCAGGCCTTTCCCGATCTCAGCGGCGCGCGGCTTTTACGCGAGATCCGGGAGCTGGGTTATGAAGGCGCTTACACCGCGGTGACGGACTTCCTGCGCGAGGTGCGCCCGGCGCGGCACGCCCCGTTCGAGAGACGGTTCGAAACCCCACCCGGCAAGCAGGCCCAGGTCGACTTCGCGGAGTTCACGGTGGAGTTCACCGACGAGCCGGGCGTGGTTCGCAAGGTCTGGCTGTTCTCGCTGGTGCTCGGCCACAGTCTCTGGCTCTGGGGCCGGTTCGTTGCCAGTCAGAACCTGCAATCGGTGCTGCGCTGCCACATCGCGGCCTTCGCTGCCCTCGGCGGCGTGCCAGAGGAGATCCTCTATGACCGGATGAAGACGGCGGTGATTGGCGAAGACGAGGCCGGAGTTGTCACCTACAACGCCGCATTGGTTGCGTTGCTGAACCACTATGGCGCGGTGCCGCGGGCCTGCCAGCCGTATCGAGCAAAGACCAAGGGCAAGGTAGAGCGTCCCTTCCGCTACATCCGGCAAGACTTCTTCTTGGCCCGCACATTCCGCAACATCGACGATCTCAACACCCAGTTCGAGGCCTGGCGAACCGAGATCGCCAATCCCCGGGTTCATGCCACGACCCGACGGGTGGTGGACGCGGCCTTCACCGAAGAACAGCCCAGTCTGAAGCCGCTCCCGGTGATCCCCTACAGCGCCGTCCTCACCGTAGAACGGCGCGTGAGCAAGGAGGGGATGATCTCGGTCGGTGGCAATTTCTATTCCGTGCCCGACACGACCCGTCGCCGGACACTCGAGGTCCAGCATCACGCCGAGGAACTTCGGATCTTCGAAGACGGGCAACTGATCGCCTGCCATCCGGTTCTGGAAGGCAAGGCCTGCCGCCGGGTCGACCCCACCCATCGCAAGACACCGCCGAAGAAACCGGCCCCGCCGCCGTCATCGCAAGGGCTACGGCGGCCGCTCGACTTCTATGATGCGGTTGGCCGACGCCTGGCCGCTACGGGGGCGCCATCATGA